Proteins encoded together in one Urocitellus parryii isolate mUroPar1 chromosome 3, mUroPar1.hap1, whole genome shotgun sequence window:
- the Spam1 gene encoding hyaluronidase PH-20, which translates to MGVLTLNHLFVGSFIESNGASRTVFISLLIPCCLTVDFSAPPLIPNMPFLWVWNAPTEACTGKFDEPLDMSLFSLIGSPKKGITGQGITIFYTDRLGYYPHIDKTDTSVHGGIPQLGSLQKHLDKARKDIFFYLPVDNVGLVVIDWEDWRPTWERNWSPKTIYRKKSIELVQQQNLRLNITEATKIAKKDFEMAGRRFMEETLKLGKSIRPNHFWGFYLFPDCYNHDYKKSHYTGACPDIEKKRNDDLHWLWKESTALFPSIYLNSNLQSSSLAALFSRNRVQEAIRVSKMINARNPLPVFVYTRLVFTDLTLQFLSQVDLVNTIGETIALGASGIVIWGTLSLARSMKACLNLQDYMKITLNPYLINVTLAAKMCSQVLCKEKGICIRKNWNSDDYLHLNPSNLAIQIGQNGKYIIHGKPTFEDLQHFSEKFHCSCYTDLNCEQKSDLEEVKFINVCAVEDVCIDTSLNPESSLDIGESWESGESEDSSESFTSSATVSPQIPRNDISGGLLILYMYSQHLKYLA; encoded by the exons ATGGGAGTGCTGACTTTGAATCATCTATTTGTTGGGAGCTTCATTGAGTCCAATGGAGCATCCCGTACAGTGTTCATCTCCCTTCTAATTCCATGTTGCCTGACTGTGGATTTCAGTGCCCCACCTCTTATCCCAAATATGCCTTTCCTCTGGGTCTGGAATGCTCCAACTGAAGCTTGTACTGGAAAGTTTGACGAGCCGCTAGATATGAGCCTCTTCTCTTTAATAGGAAGTCCCAAGAAAGGTATCACAGGGCAAGGTATTACAATATTTTATACGGACAGACTTGGCTATTATCCACACATAGATAAGACAGACACAAGTGTGCATGGAGGAATCCCCCAGCTGGGGTCCTTACAAAAGCATCTGGACAAAGCTaggaaagatattttcttttacctACCAGTAGACAACGTGGGCTTGGTTGTCATTGACTGGGAAGACTGGAGGCCCACCTGGGAAAGAAACTGGTCACCTAAGACTATTTATAGGAAAAAGTCTATTGAGTTGGTCCAGCAACAAAATTTACGACTGAATATCACAGAAGCCACTAAGATCGccaaaaaagattttgaaatggCAGGAAGGAGATTCATGGAAGAGACTTTAAAATTGGGCAAATCAATTCGGCCAAATCACTTCTGGGGTTTTTATCTTTTCCCTGATTGTTACAACCATGACTACAAAAAATCCCATTACACCGGAGCGTGCCCTgacatagaaaagaaaaggaatgacgATCTGCACTGGTTGTGGAAGGAAAGCACCGCCCTTTTCCCATCCATTTATTTGAACAGCAACTTGCAGTCATCCTCACTAGCGGCACTCTTCTCTCGTAATCGTGTACAGGAAGCTATTAGGGTTTCTAAAATGATTAATGCTAGAAACCCACTTCCAGTTTTTGTATATACCCGCCTGGTTTTTACTGATCTTACTTTGCAATTCCTTTCTCAG GTTGACCTCGTGAATACAATTGGTGAGACTATTGCTCTGGGAGCCTCTGGAATTGTAATATGGGGAACTCTTAGTTTAGCGCGGAGTATG AAGGCTTGCTTGAACCTACAGGATTACATGAAGATTACACTGAATCCTTACTTAATTAATGTAACCCTAGCAGCCAAAATGTGTAGCCAAGTGCTTTGCAAGGAGAAGGGAATTTGCATTAGGAAAAACTGGAATTCAGACGACTATCTTCACCTCAATCCAAGTAACCTTGCTATTCAAATTGGGCAAAATGGAAAGTACATAATACATGGAAAACCCACATTTGAAGACCTACagcatttttctgaaaaatttcatTGCAGCTGTTACACTGACTTGAATTGTGAGCAGAAATCTGATTTAGAAGAAGTTAAGTTTATTAATGTGTGTGCTGTTGAAGACGTTTGTATAGACACCTCACTAAACCCAGAATCCA GTCTGGACATTGGGGAGAGCTGGGAGAGTGGGGAGAGTGAGGACAGCAGTGAGTCCTTCACATCCTCTGCCACAGTGTCTCCACAGATTCCTAGGAACGACATCAGTGGAGGACTCTTAATTCTATACATGTATTCAcagcatttgaaatatttggCATAG